In the Stakelama saccharophila genome, CAGCCGCGCGCCATCAGCAGCGCGGCGAGCGTCGATTTGCCCGCACCGGACAGGCCGGTCATCACCAGCGCGCGGCCGTCGCGCTCCACCGCCGATGCGTGGAGGAGAAGATAGCGCCGCTGCGCCAGCGCCATTTGCAGGTTCATGCCCATTTCCGCCGCGAGCAGGCCGAGCCGCAGCGGCAGCGGCGCGGCATCGGGGATGACATAGTCTCCGCCGATCGTCACCGCCGGCCGGATCACCCGCCGCCACGGCCGCGCGGCATGCAGGCGCACGGTGAAATCGGGAATGCCGTCCGCAGGCGCGGGATAATCGCGGTAGAGCGATTCGAGCTGCGCGACGGGCGCGCGCCAGTCGGACCCGACCCGGAACCCGACGGGACCGATGCGGACCGCGAAAACGTGCCTCACAGGCGCTCGACCAGGCCGGCCGCCTCCAGCTCGCCGAGCCGGGCGAGCAGCGCCTCGCGATCGCCGGCGGCAAGATCGAAACGTTCGGACAGCCGGGCGAGCAGCGTCGCGACGTCCGTCGGATCGGGGCCGAGGCTTTCCAGGATCTCCGGCACCGGCGACGCTACGACATGCGTCCGGCCCGACGGGCGGTGAAAGATGGCGACCATGGAATCGAGCGGCCGCATCACCAGCATGTCGGGCGGTGGCGCGCGAAAACGGTCGAAACCATCCATGGTCGGACTGTGCCGGACGATCGTTCGCGTGTCGAGCGGCTCAGCCGCGCGGCATCTGCAACGAGGCGAAGCAGGTGAAACCGCTCGTGCCTGCCTGAAGCCTGCGGATATACTGGGTATATGCCTGGCTGGTGGCGTAATCCGTGCCCGGCAGCGTGCCGCCGGCGAGCGCCTTTCGTACGTCCTCGCCCTGGAACGGCATCGGCGCCGGCGGAAAGGCGCCGGGCGTGCCGGCGGGCACGACCGAGCCGTCGGCGGCGATGTAGGAGCCGGCGCGCCCCGGATCGGGCACGGGAATCTCGCACGTCGATACGGACGCGGCCGTCTGGGCCAGCGCCGGGCGGATCGATATGATCGCGCTCGCGCCGACCGCGCCCAGCATCAACGTGCGGCGGCCGGTCGAAACCGGTTCGGGCAAAGGCGTTTCATCCGACATCGTGCCTACCGTCTTATCCGCACCGGCCTTACGCAATGGTAAAAGATCGTTAAAAGACGCGCCTCACCCGTACTCCGACCATTTCCGGGAAATAGCGGCGAACAGGATGCAGCAATATTTCGAACCCCGCCCCGTGCTGGCCCTGCTGATCGTGGCCGGCTGCGCACTTGCGGGAGTGGCGATCGGCGCGGATACCGACGCGATCGTCATCGCCCTGGTCGGTGGCGTGGCCGCCGTGCTGACGGCCGCCGGCGCCGGGCGGATCGGCGCCGACGAACCCGCGGCCG is a window encoding:
- a CDS encoding HPr-rel-A system PqqD family peptide chaperone; amino-acid sequence: MDGFDRFRAPPPDMLVMRPLDSMVAIFHRPSGRTHVVASPVPEILESLGPDPTDVATLLARLSERFDLAAGDREALLARLGELEAAGLVERL